In Musa acuminata AAA Group cultivar baxijiao chromosome BXJ2-8, Cavendish_Baxijiao_AAA, whole genome shotgun sequence, one genomic interval encodes:
- the LOC135620243 gene encoding flowering time control protein FPA-like isoform X2, giving the protein MPLNKSAGGSSDLRRPPPSKEPENDEAPSNTLWVGNLPVDITDPDVMAVFAKHGALDCTTMRGSRSYTFVYFRTVDEAKAAKEALKGSIIQGHAMRLEFARPPKAAKQIWVGGFNSSISKEQLEDEFLKFGKIEDYKFFRDRNSAVIEYYKLEDAIAAHKSMNGKRLAGEQIRVDFLRSQPPRRDWSDRYDSRNGYLSNRTLEPVERSLPPDDLRNFHNSSSLGSKRDMPHGVRKDGHPSNILWVGYPPSVQIDEQMLHNAMILFGEIERIKCYPSRHYSFVEFRSVDEARRAKEGLQGRLFNDPRIQIFFSNSEFAPGKDNLPMVPSFRAHRPEMFSDEGPFGPLEVLGAGRSVTSSKFSGSLHSNVMPGTNIFTRSFGPQGFDLRHVEPEFHEFGALAPNSLDVDASKSMPPSWRRRSPSAPGILPSPSSVFQAARPMPDGWDGVDVRDPKRLRVDASPTNDGFLLARRVDGSSIGDHPFVFSHPDRGASSRSQLGSVLHSRPNVLFSDKDYCWRGVIAKGGTHVCYARCIPIGKGIDLSLSDVVNCSARTGLDMLAKHYDEAIGFDIVFFLPDSEDDFASYTDFLRYLGLKNRAGVAKLEDGTTLFLVPPSDFLTKVLGVKGPERLYGVVLKMPQQSTSTVVQQSQLAIPPLTSHHIDQQEAPNLQKFISRNDDQASRVDFNQSLHEEVARHAATEKFLLAHGDEQRLSQSAAVDQESNAAASQSKVSLTPDLIATLASLIPGNIQSSASGAVQLPSSSTVRSASSFTSTVPDGSVPFQNRRQDNQITLSVTSMEQYSMPPHLGQNFSHQAPSLPQFPPYINTSNGADPPTQPLLGMLQIQNPATNMPPAPPVSTSLLNSYAISQHGQFAATQSNQIYQLDTPLTSRDNYGSLPTTNVGDVFGSIVQQQSRLGSSSAHDLIGNIPQHQLAMPATNDKGNMEISNQGQQLQPVLAGSSQGTSQGDADKNQRYQSTLQFAANLLLQIQQQQQASAHTVQGSGNQQ; this is encoded by the exons ATGCCCTTGAACAAGTCGGCTGGCGGGTCTTCGGACCTCCGCCGGCCTCCTCCGTCCAAGGAGCCGGAGAACGATGAAGCCCCCTCGAACACCCTCTGGGTGGGGAACCTTCCGGTTGACATCACCGATCCCGACGTGATGGCCGTCTTCGCCAAGCACGGCGCGTTGGATTGTACGACGATGCGCGGGTCGAGGAGCTACACGTTCGTGTACTTCCGGACTGTCGACGAAGCCAAGGCCGCGAAGGAAGCCTTAAAGGGGTCTATAATCCAAGGGCATGCGATGAGGCTCGAATTTGCCCGACCG CCAAAAGCAGCTAAACAGATTTGGGTTGGTGGGTTTAATTCATCTATATCAAAGGAACAACTTGAAGACGAATTTTTGAAGTTTGGTAAGATTGAAGACTACAAGTTCTTCAGGGATCGAAACTCAGCTGTAATTGAATATTACAAATTGGAAGATGCCATTGCTGCTCACAAAAGCATGAACGGGAAGCGGTTAGCTGGTGAACAAATACGTGTAGATTTTCTGAGATCCCAACCTCCTAGAAGG GATTGGTCTGACCGCTATGATTCAAGGAACGGATACTTGAGCAACCGAACATTGGAACCAGTAGAACGATCTCTGCCTCCAGATGACTTGAGAAACTTCCATAATTCTTCGTCCCTTGGGTCTAAGAGGGATATG CCTCATGGAGTGCGGAAAGATGGCCATCCAAGCAACATTCTGTGGGTAGGATATCCACCTTCTGTTCAGATTGATGAGCAGATGCTTCATAAtgctatgattctttttggtgaAATTGAAAGGATAAAGTGTTATCCATCGAGGCATTATTCTTTCGTAGAGTTTAGAAGTGTGGATGAAGCTAGGCGTGCTAAAGAAGGTCTTCAAGGTCGTCTTTTCAATGACCCTAGGATACAGATCTTTTTTTCAAACAGTGAATTTGCACCTGGTAAGGATAATCTGCCAATGGTCCCTTCATTTAGAGCACATAGACCTGAGATGTTTTCAGATGAAGGGCCTTTTGGACCTCTGGAAGTGTTGGGTGCTGGACGTTCAGTCACCTCAAGTAAATTTTCTGGCTCACTACATTCTAATGTTATGCCTGGAACAAATATCTTCACAAGGTCATTTGGACCACAAGGATTTGATCTTCGCCATGTGGAACCTGAGTTCCATGAATTTGGTGCTCTTGCACCAAATTCTCTTGATGTTGATGCAAGCAAATCCATGCCGCCTAGTTGGAGACGTCGGTCTCCTTCAGCACCGGGCATTCTGCCTTCTCCTTCAAGTGTATTTCAAGCTGCCCGTCCCATGCCTGATGGATGGGATGGGGTTGACGTGAGAGATCCAAAAAGGTTACGGGTGGATGCTTCTCCCACCAATGATGGTTTTCTTCTGGCAAGGAGGGTTGATGGCAGCAGCATTGGAGATCATCCCTTTGTGTTTTCTCATCCTGATAGAGGTGCTTCAAGCCGAAGTCAACTTGGTTCTGTTCTTCACAGtcgtcctaatgtgcttttttctGATAAAGACTACTGCTGGCGTGGTGTTATTGCTAAAGGTGGAACTCATGTTTGTTATGCTCGTTGTATACCGATAGGAAAGGGCATCGACCTTTCTCT GTCTGATGTTGTCAACTGCTCAGCCAGAACTGGATTAGATATGCTTGCAAAACATTATGATGAGGCGATTGGTTTCGACATTGTCTTCTTTCTGCCAGACAGTGAAGATGATTTCGCCTCTTATACAGATTTTCTACGGTACTTGGGCTTAAAAAATCGTGCGGGGGTTGCAAAGCTTGAGGATGGTACTACGCTATTTTTAGTGCCTCCATCTGATTTCTTGACCAAGGTATTGGGTGTCAAGGGTCCTGAACGTCTCTATGGTGTTGTTCTGAAAATGCCGCAACAATCAACCAGTACAGTTGTGCAACAATCACAACTAGCCATTCCTCCCTTAACATCCCATCACATTGATCAGCAGGAGGCACCTAATTTGCAGAAGTTTATTTCCCGCAATGATGATCAAGCATCGAGAGTTGATTTTAACCAGTCCTTGCATGAGGAGGTGGCACGTCATGCAGCAACTGAAAAATTCCTGTTGGCACATGGGGATGAACAACGCCTATCACAATCAGCTGCAGTGGACCAGGAAAGCAATGCTGCTGCTTCCCAGTCGAAGGTTTCCTTGACTCCTGATCTGATAGCTACTTTAGCTTCTCTTATCCCTGGCAACATTCAATCATCAGCTTCTGGTGCTGTTCAATTGCCATCTAGCTCCACTGTGCGATCAGCTTCATCTTTTACCTCTACGGTCCCTGATGGATCTGTGCCATTTCAGAATCGAAGGCAAGATAACCAAATTACTCTTTCTGTTACTTCCATGGAGCAATATAGTATGCCACCTCATCTAGGACAAAATTTCAGTCACCAGGCACCATCGCTCCCTCAGTTCCCACCATATATTAATACATCAAATGGGGCTGACCCCCCTACACAACCATTACTTGGTATGCTGCAGATTCAAAATCCTGCTACTAACATGCCACCAGCTCCTCCTGTTTCGACTAGCCTGTTGAATAGTTATGCAATATCACAACATGGACAATTTGCTGCCACCCAAAGCAATCAAATTTATCAGCTTGATACTCCTCTTACATCTCGTGACAACTACGGAAGCTTACCAACAACAAATGTTGGTGATGTGTTTGGTTCGATTGTCCAGCAGCAATCGAGACTTGGTTCTTCATCTGCTCATGATCTCATTGGCAATATACCTCAGCATCAACTCGCCATGCCTGCAACAAATGATAAAGGGAATATGGAGATCTCTAACCAAGGGCAACAATTACAACCTGTTCTAGCTGGTTCTAGCCAAGGAACATCCCAAGGTGATGCTGACAAGAACCAGCGATATCAGTCAACACTTCAATTTGCTGCTAACTTGCTTCTACAAATTCAACAACAGCAGCAAGCAAGTGCTCACACTGTCCAAGGATCTGGAAATCAGCAGTGA
- the LOC135620243 gene encoding flowering time control protein FPA-like isoform X1, translated as MPLNKSAGGSSDLRRPPPSKEPENDEAPSNTLWVGNLPVDITDPDVMAVFAKHGALDCTTMRGSRSYTFVYFRTVDEAKAAKEALKGSIIQGHAMRLEFARPPKAAKQIWVGGFNSSISKEQLEDEFLKFGKIEDYKFFRDRNSAVIEYYKLEDAIAAHKSMNGKRLAGEQIRVDFLRSQPPRRVCSLVDWSDRYDSRNGYLSNRTLEPVERSLPPDDLRNFHNSSSLGSKRDMPHGVRKDGHPSNILWVGYPPSVQIDEQMLHNAMILFGEIERIKCYPSRHYSFVEFRSVDEARRAKEGLQGRLFNDPRIQIFFSNSEFAPGKDNLPMVPSFRAHRPEMFSDEGPFGPLEVLGAGRSVTSSKFSGSLHSNVMPGTNIFTRSFGPQGFDLRHVEPEFHEFGALAPNSLDVDASKSMPPSWRRRSPSAPGILPSPSSVFQAARPMPDGWDGVDVRDPKRLRVDASPTNDGFLLARRVDGSSIGDHPFVFSHPDRGASSRSQLGSVLHSRPNVLFSDKDYCWRGVIAKGGTHVCYARCIPIGKGIDLSLSDVVNCSARTGLDMLAKHYDEAIGFDIVFFLPDSEDDFASYTDFLRYLGLKNRAGVAKLEDGTTLFLVPPSDFLTKVLGVKGPERLYGVVLKMPQQSTSTVVQQSQLAIPPLTSHHIDQQEAPNLQKFISRNDDQASRVDFNQSLHEEVARHAATEKFLLAHGDEQRLSQSAAVDQESNAAASQSKVSLTPDLIATLASLIPGNIQSSASGAVQLPSSSTVRSASSFTSTVPDGSVPFQNRRQDNQITLSVTSMEQYSMPPHLGQNFSHQAPSLPQFPPYINTSNGADPPTQPLLGMLQIQNPATNMPPAPPVSTSLLNSYAISQHGQFAATQSNQIYQLDTPLTSRDNYGSLPTTNVGDVFGSIVQQQSRLGSSSAHDLIGNIPQHQLAMPATNDKGNMEISNQGQQLQPVLAGSSQGTSQGDADKNQRYQSTLQFAANLLLQIQQQQQASAHTVQGSGNQQ; from the exons ATGCCCTTGAACAAGTCGGCTGGCGGGTCTTCGGACCTCCGCCGGCCTCCTCCGTCCAAGGAGCCGGAGAACGATGAAGCCCCCTCGAACACCCTCTGGGTGGGGAACCTTCCGGTTGACATCACCGATCCCGACGTGATGGCCGTCTTCGCCAAGCACGGCGCGTTGGATTGTACGACGATGCGCGGGTCGAGGAGCTACACGTTCGTGTACTTCCGGACTGTCGACGAAGCCAAGGCCGCGAAGGAAGCCTTAAAGGGGTCTATAATCCAAGGGCATGCGATGAGGCTCGAATTTGCCCGACCG CCAAAAGCAGCTAAACAGATTTGGGTTGGTGGGTTTAATTCATCTATATCAAAGGAACAACTTGAAGACGAATTTTTGAAGTTTGGTAAGATTGAAGACTACAAGTTCTTCAGGGATCGAAACTCAGCTGTAATTGAATATTACAAATTGGAAGATGCCATTGCTGCTCACAAAAGCATGAACGGGAAGCGGTTAGCTGGTGAACAAATACGTGTAGATTTTCTGAGATCCCAACCTCCTAGAAGGGTCTGTAGCCTGGTG GATTGGTCTGACCGCTATGATTCAAGGAACGGATACTTGAGCAACCGAACATTGGAACCAGTAGAACGATCTCTGCCTCCAGATGACTTGAGAAACTTCCATAATTCTTCGTCCCTTGGGTCTAAGAGGGATATG CCTCATGGAGTGCGGAAAGATGGCCATCCAAGCAACATTCTGTGGGTAGGATATCCACCTTCTGTTCAGATTGATGAGCAGATGCTTCATAAtgctatgattctttttggtgaAATTGAAAGGATAAAGTGTTATCCATCGAGGCATTATTCTTTCGTAGAGTTTAGAAGTGTGGATGAAGCTAGGCGTGCTAAAGAAGGTCTTCAAGGTCGTCTTTTCAATGACCCTAGGATACAGATCTTTTTTTCAAACAGTGAATTTGCACCTGGTAAGGATAATCTGCCAATGGTCCCTTCATTTAGAGCACATAGACCTGAGATGTTTTCAGATGAAGGGCCTTTTGGACCTCTGGAAGTGTTGGGTGCTGGACGTTCAGTCACCTCAAGTAAATTTTCTGGCTCACTACATTCTAATGTTATGCCTGGAACAAATATCTTCACAAGGTCATTTGGACCACAAGGATTTGATCTTCGCCATGTGGAACCTGAGTTCCATGAATTTGGTGCTCTTGCACCAAATTCTCTTGATGTTGATGCAAGCAAATCCATGCCGCCTAGTTGGAGACGTCGGTCTCCTTCAGCACCGGGCATTCTGCCTTCTCCTTCAAGTGTATTTCAAGCTGCCCGTCCCATGCCTGATGGATGGGATGGGGTTGACGTGAGAGATCCAAAAAGGTTACGGGTGGATGCTTCTCCCACCAATGATGGTTTTCTTCTGGCAAGGAGGGTTGATGGCAGCAGCATTGGAGATCATCCCTTTGTGTTTTCTCATCCTGATAGAGGTGCTTCAAGCCGAAGTCAACTTGGTTCTGTTCTTCACAGtcgtcctaatgtgcttttttctGATAAAGACTACTGCTGGCGTGGTGTTATTGCTAAAGGTGGAACTCATGTTTGTTATGCTCGTTGTATACCGATAGGAAAGGGCATCGACCTTTCTCT GTCTGATGTTGTCAACTGCTCAGCCAGAACTGGATTAGATATGCTTGCAAAACATTATGATGAGGCGATTGGTTTCGACATTGTCTTCTTTCTGCCAGACAGTGAAGATGATTTCGCCTCTTATACAGATTTTCTACGGTACTTGGGCTTAAAAAATCGTGCGGGGGTTGCAAAGCTTGAGGATGGTACTACGCTATTTTTAGTGCCTCCATCTGATTTCTTGACCAAGGTATTGGGTGTCAAGGGTCCTGAACGTCTCTATGGTGTTGTTCTGAAAATGCCGCAACAATCAACCAGTACAGTTGTGCAACAATCACAACTAGCCATTCCTCCCTTAACATCCCATCACATTGATCAGCAGGAGGCACCTAATTTGCAGAAGTTTATTTCCCGCAATGATGATCAAGCATCGAGAGTTGATTTTAACCAGTCCTTGCATGAGGAGGTGGCACGTCATGCAGCAACTGAAAAATTCCTGTTGGCACATGGGGATGAACAACGCCTATCACAATCAGCTGCAGTGGACCAGGAAAGCAATGCTGCTGCTTCCCAGTCGAAGGTTTCCTTGACTCCTGATCTGATAGCTACTTTAGCTTCTCTTATCCCTGGCAACATTCAATCATCAGCTTCTGGTGCTGTTCAATTGCCATCTAGCTCCACTGTGCGATCAGCTTCATCTTTTACCTCTACGGTCCCTGATGGATCTGTGCCATTTCAGAATCGAAGGCAAGATAACCAAATTACTCTTTCTGTTACTTCCATGGAGCAATATAGTATGCCACCTCATCTAGGACAAAATTTCAGTCACCAGGCACCATCGCTCCCTCAGTTCCCACCATATATTAATACATCAAATGGGGCTGACCCCCCTACACAACCATTACTTGGTATGCTGCAGATTCAAAATCCTGCTACTAACATGCCACCAGCTCCTCCTGTTTCGACTAGCCTGTTGAATAGTTATGCAATATCACAACATGGACAATTTGCTGCCACCCAAAGCAATCAAATTTATCAGCTTGATACTCCTCTTACATCTCGTGACAACTACGGAAGCTTACCAACAACAAATGTTGGTGATGTGTTTGGTTCGATTGTCCAGCAGCAATCGAGACTTGGTTCTTCATCTGCTCATGATCTCATTGGCAATATACCTCAGCATCAACTCGCCATGCCTGCAACAAATGATAAAGGGAATATGGAGATCTCTAACCAAGGGCAACAATTACAACCTGTTCTAGCTGGTTCTAGCCAAGGAACATCCCAAGGTGATGCTGACAAGAACCAGCGATATCAGTCAACACTTCAATTTGCTGCTAACTTGCTTCTACAAATTCAACAACAGCAGCAAGCAAGTGCTCACACTGTCCAAGGATCTGGAAATCAGCAGTGA